GGCTAATCCTCTCCTCGCTAAGCCAGCACAGTAGAGCCCATTTTCACCATTCCAATGATTCGGATATTTTTGGATGGGCAGTCCGTTGCCATTTAACATGCTCTCACCATTCTGGATCAAAAAAGCATAGAGCTTGTTAGCAGATTTAAtaatggttacaccaagaaaacaaACTCAGACATGTTCAAACACAAGCTATATTACCTTGAGCCATATATTTGCCGTGCTTTTGTATCCAGTTGCAAACACAATCGCATCAAATGAGATTCTTTTACTGCATTGAAATTTAACTATGTTGCCCTTGATCTTACTAATGCTCCCCTGAACCTATAGGAGATAAAAATACATTGATAACTTGGCATATCAAATCAACATATGTTATAAATTTATGTCATGTCAAGGATATACTTACTTTGATGATGCCTTTTTTGATCAATCCAACAGTCCCAACATCAATCACCGCAGATCGGCCTGTTTCTGATTTGAGGGTCATTGGACCCATTTTTGGCCTTGTGATGCCATGTCGTGACAGGTCTCCAAATATTAAATACGCTGCCATCACAAGGAGTTTATCCACTAGATTCAATGGAAGATGGTGAGCAAGTGTCATCCCCAAACGAATTAATTCCTTTGTCATTACATGAATCTGCAACCACAAAACATGTCACACCTCTTTTGAAGTATGCATGATAAATAAAATTTCATAGAATTTCTTCTTTCAAGAATTAAAACATTGTCATGTGGTTCCTCTAGTTTTTTAGTTGTTTGTGTGTGATATAAACTGTCCATCTCTTTTTCTATGTGCAATACTTCCTATTAGTAATAACACTGAAAAATTGCATCTCTTCTATTAGTAACTATACTAAGAATTTGCGTTCATGTACCCAATGAAAATATAAAGTGCGTGTACATACCGGGCTTCGTATAACAATCGATGTATTGGCACCATGGGTCGCAAGGTCATAAGCAATTTCCATCCCGGAGTTGCCAGATCCAACGACCAATACATTCTTGCCAGAGTAGCTCTTGCCTGACTTGTAGCTTGAGGAGTGGATGACATCACCTGGAAAGTTTTCTAGTCCAGGGATCATTGGAATATTCTCTGCACTATTCTCACCACTTGCCACAACAAGAAACTTTGCCGTGAACTTGACTGTGGTGCACTTTGACATGTCCGTTGCCACAATGGACCAACatttttcatcattgtcatatgtgGATGACTCCACGCTGGTGAGATACTTTGGTTGAATGTTGAAACGCTCAACATAGTCATCCAAGTACTTCACAAACAAGGTTTTTGGTATGTATGTTGGTGCATCTACAGGGTATGACATGTGTGGCAACTCACAGAACTCCTTTGCGAGATGCAGCTTGAGGCGATCATATGCACGGTTGCGCCAGAGTGACGCGCTACAGCTCTCGCGCTCGACGATGGCATAAGGAATCGAGAATTGACCAAGGCATGCTGCCGTTGCAAGGCCTGCTGGCCCAGCACCAACAATCAACACTGGAACACTCTCCATTTCAAGGGGAAGAGTTGACGAAGTTGTGGGATAAGTCCGGTGGTAGGCTGCAGTGTTTGTGTGTTTGCTCGATGAACTTTGGATGACAGGCTCGCGTATGGGGGCATATATATATTGGTATCTTTCATGGGCCAATCTGTTTTTTGGATTGAGGGATGAAAAGGGTAAATATTTATTGAGGTCTAATCCTGGTGCGTACGAGTATTTCCATCTAAAAATGGAACCGTTGTTGGTGTGAAAACATGTACTGATACAAAATAGGCAGGAAACACACTCTTGATCGATTGCTGTTATTGGAAACTTATCGGCCATCTTTTTATGTGTAGATTAAAGATTCTTCGTGTTTCTTTCCTTTCGCATCGTCACCAATGACAATTACTACTCTAATATTcaagtgtttcttcctctttctataCGATATAGGATAAGGATAAGTCTAATTTCCAAACACACATTTATAGGCAAAGTCCTATTTTAATTTCTCAGGTTAACATAATGTGGATGACATGGAAACAATATCATCTCAGAAGGATTTGGTACCAACCATGTTAACTGGTTTTGCCGGCTAGTTTTGCCTCCGGTTCAGTTGTATGACGGCCAGTTTTGCCTCCGGTTCAGTTGACGACCATTGCCACGATATCTTTGGTGTCAACACAACGAGCCATTCGATGTTGTGAACAAACAAAAAGTGGAACTTtagttcaaatatttgaaaccaattttttttaatataaattcGTTTCTATACTGAACACTCGTTTAATGTGAGGCCATATTTCAACTTTGGTACATGTATATTGTCCTACGCCTGAACATCAAATTGAGCGCTCATTGTATTTTAACTCTACACACCAGAGTGTGAATCCTCATAAACCCCCACGTATTTTGTTAAAAAGATACTAAACCACTTTACTGAAAATCAAAATTGTCAATCCTGTCCCGATGCGGTTTTGCAAACTTGTCTGGTTCCAAACTGACTGACACAGGCCAATCACAATTGTACGCGACTTCCATGCAAAACTAAACTGGAGAAGTGGAGCACGTACAGTTCATCCAATTTTGATTTGACTAACTAGATAATCGACTACCTTCTGTGACCTACACTTAGCATGACACAAACTGCAGACTGGACCTATCAAACATATGATTACACTCGATTTACGACCATCGCGTTCAAATGATTTCAACATCTACCAGACAACCACTCTGCCTCGCTGCCTCCTGGTGATGGATCTTGTAAAGACTTGTCGTGCTGATGGATGTTGTAAAAGACTTGTCTGGTTGGCGGGTGGATTCAGGCCTTCCTCACATGAAGTTGCGTGTGGTTCAGACAAGTTGCTTCTTTTCTTCTCTCCAAGATGGTCACTTCCCTTGGATCATCTTTGCCTGCGCAGGAACTCCCGCATTTCTTGGTGGAACTCCGCGTTCACTATCAATCACATCTTCTTCGCGTCCTCCCACAGCAAGTACCTGTTATCCCTGGCATGGTCACAGCATTGCTCAAACATGTCCTGCACAAGTAAGCGTGTCAGCAATCAAGGCACCGGAACAGAGCAACCAGGAGCGCGCGAGGCC
This region of Triticum aestivum cultivar Chinese Spring chromosome 2D, IWGSC CS RefSeq v2.1, whole genome shotgun sequence genomic DNA includes:
- the LOC123050675 gene encoding probable indole-3-pyruvate monooxygenase YUCCA10, yielding MESVPVLIVGAGPAGLATAACLGQFSIPYAIVERESCSASLWRNRAYDRLKLHLAKEFCELPHMSYPVDAPTYIPKTLFVKYLDDYVERFNIQPKYLTSVESSTYDNDEKCWSIVATDMSKCTTVKFTAKFLVVASGENSAENIPMIPGLENFPGDVIHSSSYKSGKSYSGKNVLVVGSGNSGMEIAYDLATHGANTSIVIRSPIHVMTKELIRLGMTLAHHLPLNLVDKLLVMAAYLIFGDLSRHGITRPKMGPMTLKSETGRSAVIDVGTVGLIKKGIIKVQGSISKIKGNIVKFQCSKRISFDAIVFATGYKSTANIWLKNGESMLNGNGLPIQKYPNHWNGENGLYCAGLARRGLAGIAAGAKNIANDIKSVIDSMSS